One window of the Misgurnus anguillicaudatus chromosome 8, ASM2758022v2, whole genome shotgun sequence genome contains the following:
- the srsf3a gene encoding serine/arginine-rich splicing factor 3a: MGDPSLQRDCPLDCKVYVGNLGNSGNKNELERSFGYYGPLRSVWVARNPPGFAFVEFEDPRDAADAVRELDGRTVCGCRVRVEMSSGEKRSRYRGPPPSWNRRPRDDARRRSPPQRRRSPRRQSFSRSRSRSLSREKRRERSLSRDRTYKPSRSFSRSRSRSRSAGRK; encoded by the exons ATGGGAG ATCCTTCTTTACAAAGGGACTGTCCACTGGATTGTAAGGTCTATGTTGGCAATTTGGGAAACAGTGGTAACAAAAATGAGTTGGAGAGATCGTTTGGATATTACGGTCCACTCCGAAGTGTTTGGGTGGCCAGAAATCCTCCGGGCTTTGCTTTTGTGGAGTTTGAAGATCCAAGAGATGCAGCCGATGCTGTGAGAGAGCTTGATGGAAG GACAGTTTGTGGTTGTCGAGTGAGAGTTGAAATGTCCAGCGGTGAAAAACGTTCTAGGTATCGAGGACCACCTCCATCTTGGAATCGCCGTCCACGTGATGATGCGAGACGTCGCAGTCCACCTCAACGACGCCG TTCTCCCAGGAGGCAGAGCTTCAGTCGTAGCCGGAGCAG GTCCCTGTCCAGGGAGAAGAGAAGAGAGAGGTCTTTATCCCGAGATAGAACCTATAAACCTTCTAGGTCTTTCTCAAGATCACGCAG TCGTTCACGATCTGCTGGAAGGAAATGA